One Kineococcus radiotolerans SRS30216 = ATCC BAA-149 DNA window includes the following coding sequences:
- a CDS encoding HAD family hydrolase — MSSAPETDDVAAAPAAPVPPVAPVVGFDLDMTLVDSSDGIAATLIAVLAEAGVTVTAADTRPYAGMPLELILAGLAPGTPASAVEALAARYRGLYPVLGVDSVRAYPGAAAALAAPAAHGGRSVVVSAKHAPNVHRVLAVSGLAGSVAAADVTGDLFAEAKGVRLAELGATAYVGDHPGDVRAARVAGAVAVAVTTGAHDAPALRAAGADVVLAGLEDFPAWLTTHVADLRRGERGTPVPR; from the coding sequence GTGAGCAGCGCGCCCGAGACCGACGACGTCGCGGCCGCCCCGGCCGCCCCCGTCCCGCCGGTGGCGCCGGTCGTGGGCTTCGACCTCGACATGACGCTGGTGGACTCCAGCGACGGCATCGCCGCGACGCTGATCGCCGTGCTGGCCGAGGCCGGCGTCACCGTCACCGCCGCCGACACCCGCCCCTACGCCGGGATGCCGCTGGAGCTCATCCTCGCCGGGCTGGCCCCCGGGACCCCCGCGAGCGCCGTCGAGGCCCTCGCGGCCCGCTACCGCGGGCTCTACCCCGTGCTGGGCGTCGACTCCGTCCGGGCCTACCCCGGTGCGGCCGCCGCGCTCGCCGCCCCCGCCGCCCACGGCGGGCGCAGCGTCGTCGTCAGCGCCAAGCACGCCCCCAACGTGCACCGCGTGCTGGCGGTGAGCGGGCTGGCCGGCTCGGTCGCGGCGGCGGACGTCACCGGCGACCTCTTCGCCGAGGCCAAGGGGGTGCGGCTGGCGGAGCTGGGGGCGACGGCCTACGTCGGCGACCACCCCGGGGACGTGCGCGCCGCGCGGGTGGCCGGCGCCGTCGCCGTCGCGGTGACGACGGGCGCGCACGACGCGCCCGCGCTGCGCGCCGCGGGCGCCGACGTGGTGCTCGCCGGCCTGGAGGACTTCCCCGCCTGGCTCACCACCCACGTCGCGGACCTGCGCCGCGGTGAGCGCGGGACCCCCGTCCCCCGTTAA
- a CDS encoding copper resistance CopC family protein, with product MPTPTDRPAARPARRPLVRPAARPPARRRAAALLLGGLLAPAVLPVVGAGPAAAHDRLESTDPADGAGVAVAPDAVVLTMSSPPLALGTRVQVTGPAGVVSTGEARVVDDTVTQAVTGERPAGTYEVQWRVTSSDGHPVSGSFTFTAASAAAEGPTASPTTTAGGPAPSASTSTASAADPVDPTSSGGGGALVAVAAAVVVVVGGAGGIIGYRRRRG from the coding sequence GTGCCGACGCCCACCGACCGCCCCGCCGCCCGTCCCGCCCGCCGCCCGCTCGTCCGGCCGGCGGCCCGCCCGCCCGCGCGGCGCCGGGCGGCCGCGCTCCTGCTCGGCGGACTGTTGGCCCCGGCGGTGCTGCCGGTGGTGGGTGCGGGTCCGGCCGCGGCCCACGACCGCCTCGAGTCCACCGACCCCGCCGACGGGGCCGGCGTCGCCGTCGCCCCCGACGCGGTCGTCCTGACGATGTCGTCCCCACCGCTGGCCCTCGGGACCCGGGTGCAGGTCACCGGCCCCGCCGGTGTCGTCTCCACCGGCGAGGCGCGGGTCGTGGACGACACCGTGACCCAGGCCGTCACCGGCGAGCGGCCGGCGGGGACCTACGAGGTCCAGTGGCGGGTGACGTCCTCCGACGGGCACCCGGTCTCGGGGTCCTTCACGTTCACCGCGGCGTCCGCCGCGGCCGAGGGCCCCACCGCGAGCCCCACCACGACCGCGGGGGGACCCGCCCCGTCCGCGAGCACGTCCACCGCCTCCGCCGCCGATCCCGTCGACCCCACGTCCTCCGGGGGCGGGGGCGCGCTCGTCGCCGTGGCCGCCGCCGTCGTGGTGGTGGTCGGCGGCGCCGGGGGGATCATCGGCTACCGGCGCCGGCGGGGCTGA
- a CDS encoding 2'-5' RNA ligase family protein, which yields MSALIVAAAFGAAAQASLDRLREQWFPPERNQLAAHLTLFHALPADALEEVTAALTRVCEQPAPAAEVTGVRSLGRGAALVVASPGLERVRGQLAAGFAGRLTRQDAHGFRPHVTVQNFVAPEVARATVARLSEGFVPWPLELTGLTVHRYLGGPWEPLAHVGFAARAD from the coding sequence GTGAGCGCGCTCATCGTCGCTGCCGCCTTCGGCGCGGCGGCGCAGGCCTCCCTGGACCGCCTGCGCGAGCAGTGGTTCCCCCCCGAGCGCAACCAGCTCGCCGCGCACCTCACCCTCTTCCACGCCCTGCCCGCGGACGCCCTCGAGGAGGTGACCGCCGCGCTGACCCGGGTGTGCGAGCAGCCGGCCCCCGCGGCGGAGGTCACCGGCGTGCGCTCGCTGGGGCGCGGCGCCGCTCTCGTGGTCGCCTCACCGGGGCTGGAGCGGGTGCGCGGGCAGCTCGCGGCGGGGTTCGCCGGGCGCCTGACCCGCCAGGACGCCCACGGCTTCCGCCCCCACGTCACCGTGCAGAACTTCGTCGCGCCCGAGGTGGCCCGGGCCACGGTGGCCCGGCTGTCGGAGGGGTTCGTCCCCTGGCCGCTGGAGCTGACGGGCCTGACCGTGCACCGCTACCTGGGGGGCCCGTGGGAACCGCTGGCCCACGTCGGTTTCGCGGCTCGCGCCGACTGA
- a CDS encoding DUF3027 domain-containing protein translates to MSEATAPLDGATPEAVEAPEAPEAAAVEVPAKRARRPRKPTPAAAAAVELAAAEEVAEDAGAGEHPETAGVEVPAKRARRPRKPTLDAAAAAAVDLARTAAEEVAEDDSVGEHLEATAEGDRIVSHAFACLLPGYRGWRWTVTVTRASRARNVTVNEVCLLPGEDALRAPEWLPWSERIAPGDVGPQDTLPRKADDPLLEQGYEATGDAEADELALWELGLGRERVLSPLGRDEAATRWYDGDRGPRTEIAENAKAPCSTCGFFLPLAGSLRQVFGVCANEWSPEDARVVSADHGCGAHSETDVEVVADAPASPLVVDDLDPAAFELVDPSS, encoded by the coding sequence GTGAGCGAGGCGACCGCGCCCCTGGACGGCGCCACCCCCGAGGCCGTCGAGGCCCCCGAAGCCCCCGAGGCCGCTGCCGTCGAGGTGCCCGCCAAGCGCGCCCGCCGCCCCCGCAAGCCCACCCCGGCCGCCGCCGCCGCCGTCGAGCTCGCCGCGGCCGAGGAGGTCGCCGAGGACGCCGGCGCCGGGGAGCACCCCGAGACCGCCGGCGTCGAGGTGCCCGCCAAGCGCGCCCGCCGCCCCCGCAAGCCCACCCTGGACGCCGCCGCGGCCGCCGCCGTCGACCTCGCCCGCACCGCGGCCGAGGAGGTCGCCGAGGACGACAGCGTCGGGGAGCACCTCGAGGCCACCGCCGAGGGCGACCGCATCGTCAGCCACGCCTTCGCCTGCCTGCTGCCCGGCTACCGGGGCTGGCGCTGGACGGTCACCGTCACCCGCGCCTCCCGCGCGCGCAACGTCACCGTCAACGAGGTCTGCCTGCTGCCCGGCGAGGACGCCCTGCGCGCACCGGAGTGGCTGCCGTGGTCCGAGCGCATCGCCCCCGGCGACGTCGGCCCGCAGGACACCCTGCCGCGCAAGGCCGACGACCCGCTGCTGGAGCAGGGCTACGAGGCCACCGGCGACGCCGAGGCCGACGAGCTGGCGCTCTGGGAGCTGGGCCTGGGCCGCGAGCGCGTCCTCTCCCCCCTCGGCCGCGACGAGGCCGCGACGCGCTGGTACGACGGCGACCGCGGCCCGCGCACCGAGATCGCCGAGAACGCCAAGGCGCCGTGCTCGACGTGCGGCTTCTTCCTGCCCCTGGCCGGGTCCCTGCGCCAGGTCTTCGGCGTCTGCGCCAACGAGTGGTCCCCCGAGGACGCCCGCGTCGTCAGCGCCGACCACGGCTGCGGGGCCCACAGCGAGACCGACGTCGAGGTGGTGGCGGACGCCCCCGCGTCGCCCCTGGTCGTCGACGACCTCGACCCGGCCGCCTTCGAGCTCGTGGACCCGAGCTCCTGA
- a CDS encoding cold-shock protein yields MPTGKVKWFDADKGFGFLAAEDGAEVFVHASALPAGTTTLSKGSRVEFGVVQGKNGTQALSVRLLDPVHSVARATRKKPEDVVPIVEDLIKLLDGVSGSLRRGRYPDKAGAKKVATVLRAVADDFEAGA; encoded by the coding sequence GTGCCCACTGGCAAGGTCAAGTGGTTCGACGCCGACAAGGGGTTCGGCTTCCTCGCCGCCGAGGACGGCGCCGAGGTGTTCGTGCACGCCTCCGCGCTGCCCGCGGGCACGACGACGCTGTCCAAGGGCAGCCGCGTCGAGTTCGGCGTCGTGCAGGGCAAGAACGGGACGCAGGCGCTCTCGGTGCGCCTGCTCGACCCGGTGCACTCCGTCGCCCGCGCGACGCGCAAGAAGCCCGAGGACGTGGTGCCGATCGTCGAGGACCTCATCAAGCTCCTCGACGGGGTCTCCGGGTCGCTGCGGCGCGGGCGCTACCCCGACAAGGCCGGGGCGAAGAAGGTCGCCACCGTCCTGCGGGCCGTCGCCGACGACTTCGAGGCCGGCGCGTGA
- a CDS encoding LysR family transcriptional regulator, producing MTPLQLRCVLAVADGLHFTRAAAALGIAQSALSHQVAALEEELGAPLFERTSRRVRLTPAGEALLPRARSVLAELDRLRTDVVAASGAVEGRLRIGTIPTLPDLRLHEVLLALRRAHPGIRASVTVHSSEITLAQVAAGTLDAGLAGFPLDAPPRGVEAEVLATEPHVAVLGPDHPLRARRRVRLRDVAACPFVDFPAGTGGRRQTDEAFAAARLARDVVVETDDLRLLLDLVRSGAGVALLPAAAVRGGEAGDGVRTVVVTDGPVRRSCVLHAGATSSAATRAFLAELRRHLAAPAG from the coding sequence GTGACCCCGCTGCAGCTGCGCTGCGTCCTCGCCGTCGCGGACGGCCTGCACTTCACCCGGGCCGCGGCCGCGCTGGGCATCGCCCAGTCCGCCCTCAGCCACCAGGTCGCCGCCCTCGAGGAGGAGCTCGGGGCCCCGCTGTTCGAGCGCACCAGCCGCCGGGTGCGGCTGACCCCGGCCGGGGAGGCGCTGCTCCCCCGGGCCCGCAGCGTGCTGGCGGAGCTGGACCGGTTGCGCACCGACGTCGTGGCCGCCTCGGGGGCGGTGGAGGGCCGCCTGCGGATCGGGACCATCCCCACCCTGCCCGACCTGCGCCTGCACGAGGTGCTGCTGGCGCTGCGCCGGGCCCACCCGGGGATCCGCGCCTCGGTCACCGTGCACAGCAGCGAGATCACCCTGGCCCAGGTCGCGGCGGGCACCCTCGACGCGGGTCTGGCCGGGTTCCCGCTGGACGCCCCGCCGCGCGGGGTCGAGGCCGAGGTGCTGGCCACCGAACCCCACGTCGCCGTCCTCGGCCCCGACCACCCGCTGCGCGCGCGGCGCCGGGTCCGGCTGCGGGACGTGGCCGCCTGCCCCTTCGTCGACTTCCCCGCCGGGACCGGGGGACGGCGCCAGACCGACGAGGCGTTCGCCGCGGCCCGCCTGGCCCGCGACGTCGTGGTGGAGACCGACGACCTGCGGCTGCTGCTGGACCTGGTGCGCTCCGGGGCGGGCGTGGCCCTGCTCCCGGCCGCGGCGGTGCGCGGCGGCGAGGCCGGGGACGGGGTCCGCACCGTCGTCGTCACCGACGGCCCGGTCCGGCGCAGCTGCGTCCTGCACGCCGGGGCGACGTCCTCCGCCGCGACCCGGGCCTTCCTCGCCGAACTGCGCCGGCACCTGGCGGCCCCGGCGGGGTGA
- a CDS encoding superoxide dismutase, giving the protein MADYTLPDLPYDYSALEPHISGAIMELHHDKHHATYVAGANTALEKLAEARAKDDLSTVNLHEKNLAFNLGGHVNHSVFWPNLSPDGGDKPVGELAAAIDENFGSFEGFQKHFTATALGIQGSGWSILAWDSIGQKLVNVQLYDQQSNLALGLVPVLMLDMWEHAFYLDYKNVKPDYVKAWWNVANWADAAQRFERARTQTVGLIVP; this is encoded by the coding sequence ATGGCTGACTACACGCTTCCGGATCTGCCCTACGACTACTCCGCGCTCGAGCCCCACATCTCCGGGGCGATCATGGAGCTGCACCACGACAAGCACCACGCCACCTACGTGGCCGGGGCGAACACCGCGCTGGAGAAGCTCGCCGAGGCCCGCGCCAAGGACGACCTCTCGACGGTGAACCTGCACGAGAAGAACCTCGCGTTCAACCTCGGCGGGCACGTCAACCACTCGGTGTTCTGGCCGAACCTGTCCCCGGACGGCGGCGACAAGCCGGTCGGCGAGCTGGCCGCGGCCATCGACGAGAACTTCGGTTCCTTCGAGGGCTTCCAGAAGCACTTCACCGCCACCGCCCTGGGCATCCAGGGCTCCGGCTGGTCGATCCTGGCCTGGGACTCCATCGGGCAGAAGCTCGTCAACGTGCAGCTCTACGACCAGCAGTCGAACCTGGCCCTGGGCCTGGTGCCGGTCCTCATGCTGGACATGTGGGAGCACGCGTTCTACCTGGACTACAAGAACGTGAAGCCGGACTACGTCAAGGCGTGGTGGAACGTGGCGAACTGGGCCGACGCGGCGCAGCGCTTCGAGCGTGCCCGCACCCAGACGGTGGGCCTCATCGTCCCCTGA
- a CDS encoding extracellular solute-binding protein — translation MDQRTTRRSFTALLLATPLAALTVSSCGGSSGPGAAAGNGPSMWILTGQPAEGIRTDAVNAFNEANPDQEIALSSFQNDAYKAKIRTAIGADQAPTIIPTWGGGGLRDYVRNGQVEDLTGFFAENAELQEKLFASAFAAATVDGKVYAVPCEVVSPIVLFHNKRVFEQVGAQPPTTWDELMALVPVFNAAGIAPFSLGGQSRWTNMMWLEYLYDRIGGAELFTSIYDGEPGAWSKPASIDALTKLQDLVRADGFIKGFASITADSNADQALLFSDKAAMMLHGSWVYGSMKTDGGDFVTGGHLGFTTFPVVTGGAGDPTATVGNPAGYYAMSAKADEEAKTAAKRFFAEGLVTEATTAAWVESGSVPIVVGSDRGFAGSEDEEWLQFVYDLASGASTFQQSWDQALSPTAAEALLENIEKLFGLTQTPQQFAEAMEAAGAA, via the coding sequence ATGGACCAGCGCACCACCCGTCGTTCCTTCACCGCCCTGCTCCTCGCCACACCGCTGGCGGCGCTGACCGTCAGCTCCTGCGGCGGCTCCTCGGGACCCGGCGCGGCGGCCGGGAACGGCCCGAGCATGTGGATCCTCACCGGGCAACCGGCCGAGGGGATCCGCACCGACGCCGTGAACGCCTTCAACGAGGCGAACCCGGACCAGGAGATCGCCCTCTCCTCGTTCCAGAACGACGCCTACAAGGCGAAGATCCGCACGGCCATCGGTGCCGACCAGGCGCCGACGATCATCCCGACCTGGGGCGGGGGCGGACTGCGCGACTACGTCCGCAACGGCCAGGTCGAGGACCTCACCGGGTTCTTCGCGGAGAACGCCGAGCTGCAGGAGAAGCTGTTCGCCAGCGCCTTCGCCGCCGCCACCGTGGACGGGAAGGTCTACGCCGTCCCGTGCGAGGTCGTCTCCCCGATCGTCCTGTTCCACAACAAGCGGGTCTTCGAGCAGGTCGGGGCGCAGCCGCCGACCACCTGGGACGAGCTGATGGCGCTGGTGCCGGTGTTCAACGCCGCCGGCATCGCCCCGTTCTCCCTGGGCGGGCAGTCGCGCTGGACGAACATGATGTGGCTGGAGTACCTCTACGACCGCATCGGCGGGGCGGAGCTCTTCACCTCCATCTACGACGGTGAACCGGGCGCCTGGTCGAAGCCCGCGTCGATCGACGCGCTGACCAAGCTCCAGGACCTGGTGCGCGCCGACGGGTTCATCAAGGGCTTCGCCTCGATCACCGCCGACTCCAACGCCGACCAGGCCCTGCTCTTCAGCGACAAGGCCGCGATGATGCTGCACGGTTCCTGGGTCTACGGGTCGATGAAGACCGACGGCGGCGACTTCGTGACCGGCGGGCACCTGGGGTTCACCACCTTCCCCGTGGTGACGGGGGGCGCGGGCGACCCCACGGCGACCGTCGGCAACCCCGCGGGGTACTACGCGATGTCCGCGAAGGCCGACGAGGAGGCCAAGACGGCGGCGAAGCGGTTCTTCGCCGAGGGGCTCGTGACCGAGGCCACCACCGCGGCGTGGGTCGAGTCCGGGTCGGTGCCGATCGTCGTGGGTTCCGACCGCGGGTTCGCCGGGTCCGAGGACGAGGAGTGGCTGCAGTTCGTCTACGACCTGGCCTCCGGGGCGTCCACGTTCCAGCAGTCCTGGGACCAGGCGCTCTCGCCCACCGCGGCCGAGGCGCTGCTGGAGAACATCGAGAAGCTGTTCGGCCTGACCCAGACGCCGCAGCAGTTCGCGGAGGCGATGGAGGCCGCCGGCGCCGCCTGA
- a CDS encoding sacsin N-terminal ATP-binding-like domain-containing protein, with the protein MELAQNAADAAADAGVEGRLLLRLLDDPAGGPGRLLAANTGAPLDAEGVQGLATLRASAKAGPAGAPGVVGRFGVGFAAVLAVTDAPAIRSSTGAVRFSRTESAALLRAGASPGLVAEVDRREGHVPALRLPFPAPDAAQVPAGYDTVVDLPLRDAEARAAVEALLAPGVRHGVGDVLLLALPALAEVVVEVPGHPARRVTDVGRRWRVLRRTGRHDPADLADRGVEDRRRLGWQLTWALPAGAAGPGDETGDGPAPALLPGVVCAPTPTDEDLPWPAVLVATFPLGPDRRRLAPGRATDALLDAAAEAYCALLTEVAADGGDAPALLPFGLGAGRVDAELRRRVLDRARDAPLLVAVEHPGHDGGAAPLLLRPSSAVALTGAGADDPALLAALAPALAGLIAAPRSADRLLTELGVARLGLADVLDVLPGLDATGSRDLFAALAPLAADPSAREAMSGLPVPLLDGRRVHGPRGTVLLDDPDLLDPAAARVFAGHGLRVVDPVASQGPGRDLLLRLGAREGGAWAVLTDPAVRAAVAASPDAEDPDEVAGAVLDLVAAVVTGPGGAPDEDAVRRTAQDLPWLADLALPDEVDDLAPAGALLLPGTLAERALDPDDVVPVAPDTLREWGSAVLRAVGVLSGPALTHLDELDLGDPGAGEEAGLAGFAEYVEDVWGDVLDEGAAVPDVVVVRDLDLVVGAWPEVLADLAGTPAGLRALTAPWCLGEHRRTGLTSWWLRRHGPLPEVSRTAGGRAPAWVPVAPGWSASLPAAARAALGVLPDLGAAGAEDLPALLRLSAEQPPAPVDLLVLWGLLGRCAGDVVLAAPPRLAALDAGGRVVVAAAGDAVVVESPAWAQRTDLGPRVLVPAHAAVAVADLLDLDLSSDRAAGVVEHPGGEEREVPAAAAVLAPDLPGSWRHVERLRCDGEPVRFWVGEDGGVLAVDAAAAAAGLAQAVGRWSLRTALAEVLTAADPTAALAAELPGLPG; encoded by the coding sequence GTGGAGCTCGCGCAGAACGCCGCCGACGCCGCGGCGGACGCCGGCGTCGAGGGCCGGTTGCTGCTGCGGCTGCTCGACGACCCCGCCGGGGGCCCGGGCCGGCTGCTGGCCGCGAACACCGGCGCCCCGCTCGACGCCGAGGGGGTGCAGGGGCTCGCCACCCTGCGCGCGAGCGCCAAGGCCGGCCCCGCCGGCGCGCCGGGCGTCGTCGGGCGCTTCGGCGTGGGGTTCGCCGCCGTCCTCGCCGTCACCGACGCCCCGGCGATCCGCTCCTCGACCGGCGCGGTCCGCTTCTCCCGCACGGAATCCGCCGCCCTGCTGCGGGCGGGCGCCTCGCCCGGGCTGGTCGCCGAGGTGGACCGCCGCGAGGGTCACGTGCCGGCGCTGCGGCTGCCCTTCCCCGCCCCCGACGCCGCGCAGGTGCCGGCCGGCTACGACACCGTCGTGGACCTCCCGCTGCGCGACGCCGAGGCCCGCGCGGCGGTGGAGGCCCTGCTGGCCCCCGGGGTCCGCCACGGCGTGGGCGACGTGCTGCTGCTCGCGCTCCCCGCGCTGGCCGAGGTCGTCGTGGAGGTGCCGGGGCACCCGGCCCGGCGCGTGACCGACGTCGGGCGGCGCTGGCGGGTGCTGCGCCGCACCGGCCGCCACGACCCCGCCGACCTCGCCGACCGCGGGGTGGAGGACCGCCGCCGGCTGGGCTGGCAGCTGACCTGGGCCCTGCCCGCCGGGGCCGCCGGACCCGGGGACGAGACCGGGGACGGTCCGGCCCCGGCGCTCCTGCCCGGCGTGGTGTGCGCCCCGACCCCCACCGACGAGGACCTGCCGTGGCCGGCGGTCCTGGTGGCGACGTTCCCGCTGGGTCCCGACCGGCGCCGGCTCGCGCCCGGGCGGGCCACCGACGCCCTGCTCGACGCCGCGGCCGAGGCGTACTGCGCGCTGCTCACCGAGGTCGCCGCCGACGGGGGCGACGCCCCGGCGCTGCTCCCCTTCGGCCTCGGCGCCGGGCGGGTGGACGCGGAGCTGCGCCGCCGGGTCCTGGACCGGGCCCGCGACGCCCCGCTCCTGGTGGCCGTGGAGCACCCCGGGCACGACGGGGGGGCCGCCCCGCTGCTGTTGCGGCCCAGCTCCGCGGTGGCGCTCACCGGCGCCGGCGCCGACGACCCCGCGCTGCTGGCCGCGCTCGCCCCGGCACTGGCCGGGCTGATCGCGGCCCCGCGCTCCGCGGACCGGCTGCTCACCGAGCTCGGGGTCGCCCGGCTGGGGCTGGCCGACGTCCTCGACGTCCTGCCCGGGCTGGACGCGACGGGCAGCCGGGACCTGTTCGCGGCGCTGGCCCCGCTGGCCGCGGACCCCTCCGCCCGCGAGGCGATGTCCGGCCTGCCGGTCCCCCTGCTGGACGGGCGGCGGGTCCACGGCCCCCGCGGGACGGTCCTGCTCGACGACCCCGACCTGCTCGACCCCGCCGCCGCGCGGGTCTTCGCCGGGCACGGGCTGCGGGTGGTGGACCCGGTGGCCTCGCAGGGTCCTGGCCGGGACCTGCTGCTGCGCCTGGGCGCGCGCGAGGGCGGGGCGTGGGCGGTGCTGACCGATCCCGCCGTGCGGGCCGCGGTCGCGGCCTCCCCCGACGCCGAGGACCCCGACGAGGTGGCCGGGGCCGTGCTGGACCTGGTGGCGGCGGTGGTCACCGGCCCCGGCGGCGCCCCCGACGAGGACGCGGTGCGGCGCACCGCGCAGGACCTCCCCTGGCTGGCCGACCTCGCCCTGCCCGACGAGGTGGACGACCTCGCCCCGGCGGGTGCGCTGCTGCTGCCCGGCACCCTCGCCGAACGGGCCCTCGACCCCGACGACGTCGTCCCGGTGGCGCCGGACACGCTGCGGGAGTGGGGATCCGCCGTCCTGCGGGCGGTGGGGGTGCTGTCCGGCCCGGCGCTGACGCACCTGGACGAGCTCGACCTGGGCGATCCCGGGGCGGGCGAGGAGGCGGGGCTGGCGGGTTTCGCGGAGTACGTCGAGGACGTCTGGGGCGACGTGCTGGACGAGGGGGCCGCGGTGCCCGACGTCGTCGTCGTGCGCGACCTCGACCTCGTCGTCGGGGCGTGGCCGGAGGTCCTCGCCGACCTCGCCGGCACCCCCGCGGGGCTGCGCGCGCTCACCGCCCCGTGGTGCCTCGGGGAGCACCGGAGGACGGGGCTGACGTCCTGGTGGCTGCGCCGGCACGGCCCGCTGCCGGAGGTCTCGCGCACCGCGGGGGGCCGCGCCCCGGCGTGGGTCCCGGTGGCGCCGGGCTGGAGCGCCTCGCTGCCGGCCGCGGCCCGGGCCGCGCTCGGGGTGCTGCCGGACCTGGGCGCGGCCGGGGCGGAGGACCTGCCGGCGCTGCTGCGCCTGAGCGCGGAGCAGCCGCCCGCGCCGGTGGACCTGCTGGTGCTGTGGGGGCTGCTGGGCCGCTGCGCCGGCGACGTCGTCCTCGCCGCGCCGCCGCGCCTGGCCGCCCTCGACGCCGGGGGGCGGGTGGTGGTGGCGGCGGCCGGCGACGCGGTCGTCGTGGAGTCCCCGGCGTGGGCCCAGCGCACCGACCTCGGGCCGCGGGTCCTCGTCCCGGCGCACGCCGCGGTGGCCGTGGCGGACCTGCTGGACCTGGACCTCTCCTCCGACCGGGCGGCGGGGGTCGTGGAGCACCCGGGCGGGGAGGAGCGCGAGGTCCCCGCGGCCGCCGCCGTCCTCGCCCCGGACCTGCCCGGGTCGTGGCGCCACGTCGAGCGGCTGCGCTGCGACGGCGAGCCCGTCCGGTTCTGGGTCGGGGAGGACGGCGGGGTCCTGGCCGTCGACGCGGCGGCCGCCGCGGCCGGGCTGGCCCAGGCGGTGGGCCGCTGGTCGCTGCGCACGGCGCTCGCTGAGGTGCTCACCGCGGCCGACCCGACGGCGGCGCTGGCCGCGGAACTGCCCGGCCTGCCGGGCTGA
- a CDS encoding MFS transporter, whose protein sequence is MLTRPLLLVMALATGLTVGGNYVNQPLLHTIAGDLGVPDGRAAALVTVAQVAYGLGLLLVVPLGDLLERRRLLTVLALLAAAGHAVCALAPNYAVLVVGTAVAGVFSVAAQVLVPFAAELAEPGREGRAVGTVMSGLLIGALLARSVSGALAEVAGWHAPYAVVAAGLVLIALVLRWRLPRSVPCSVGGYRATLRSGARLVGELPRLRTRALLGGLGFAGVSVLFATTTFLLAGPRFGMSELQIGLVGLAGVAGAAMASAAGRMADAGRGQLATGLGAVGLVFTWGLLGLSASTWLTSALLFVLGFGLADMFLQAVQVSNQNAVYGLRPEARSRLNSVYMTTYFAGGALGSAVGSAAWSAGGWPAVTAVGAGFGVLTILVWLVDLRLDRAARLSPAGAGSR, encoded by the coding sequence GTGCTGACCCGACCCCTCCTGCTCGTCATGGCCCTCGCCACCGGACTCACCGTGGGCGGGAACTACGTCAACCAGCCGCTGCTGCACACCATCGCCGGCGACCTCGGCGTCCCCGACGGCCGGGCGGCGGCCCTGGTGACGGTCGCGCAGGTCGCCTACGGGCTGGGGCTGCTGCTGGTCGTCCCCCTCGGGGACCTGCTCGAGCGCCGGCGGCTGCTCACCGTGCTGGCCCTGCTCGCGGCCGCGGGGCACGCCGTCTGCGCGCTCGCCCCGAACTACGCGGTGCTGGTCGTGGGCACCGCCGTCGCGGGGGTGTTCTCCGTGGCCGCCCAGGTCCTCGTCCCGTTCGCGGCGGAGCTGGCCGAGCCGGGCCGGGAGGGCCGGGCCGTCGGCACGGTGATGAGCGGCCTGCTCATCGGCGCCCTGCTGGCGCGCAGCGTCTCCGGGGCGCTGGCCGAGGTCGCCGGCTGGCACGCGCCCTACGCCGTCGTCGCCGCCGGCCTGGTGCTCATCGCCCTCGTGCTGCGGTGGCGGCTGCCGCGCAGCGTGCCCTGCTCCGTCGGCGGCTACCGCGCGACGCTGCGCTCAGGAGCCCGGCTGGTGGGGGAGCTGCCGCGGCTGCGCACCCGGGCCCTGCTCGGGGGGCTGGGGTTCGCGGGCGTCTCGGTGCTGTTCGCCACCACGACCTTCCTGCTCGCCGGGCCCCGGTTCGGGATGTCGGAGCTGCAGATCGGCCTCGTCGGGCTGGCCGGGGTGGCCGGGGCCGCGATGGCCTCCGCCGCGGGCCGGATGGCCGACGCCGGGCGGGGGCAGCTGGCGACCGGTCTGGGGGCGGTCGGGCTGGTCTTCACCTGGGGCCTGCTGGGGCTGTCCGCCTCGACCTGGCTGACCTCGGCGCTGCTCTTCGTCCTCGGGTTCGGGCTGGCCGACATGTTCCTGCAGGCCGTGCAGGTCTCGAACCAGAACGCGGTCTACGGGTTGCGGCCGGAGGCGCGCTCGCGGCTGAACTCCGTCTACATGACGACCTACTTCGCCGGGGGTGCCCTGGGCTCCGCCGTCGGCTCCGCCGCCTGGAGCGCCGGGGGCTGGCCCGCGGTGACGGCGGTGGGGGCCGGGTTCGGGGTGCTGACGATCCTCGTCTGGCTCGTGGACCTGCGCCTGGACCGGGCGGCGCGGCTCAGCCCCGCCGGCGCCGGTAGCCGATGA